The Pseudonocardia sp. HH130630-07 DNA window GCGCTACTCGCGGCAGCGCGTGCGGGCGGTCCGGCTGCGGGCGTGCCGGTGCGGTGCGCCGGTCACGGCGCTCGCCGACACCGGCGCGGGCCAGCACGGCTGGCGGCGGCTGGAACCGGTGTGCGCGCGCTGCTGCGGGGCACGCCCGGTGCTGCCGCCGGACCGGTTCGCCCGCCTCGCCCGGGTCGCCCTGCTCCCGCACGACGTCCCGGCCGGGCCGCTGACGCCCGCGCGGATCGCGCCCGGGTCCGGTGGCGGGCCGCTGGACGACTCCGCGTTCGGTGCGCCGCCGGACCGGGCCGACGAGCTGTTCACCCCGGCCGAGGAGCAGGACGGGCCGGGGCCGGGCGGCGGCGATCCGATGGCCGCCGCCGGGGCCGTCGCCGTGCTCACCGCGGAGATGGCGTTGCTGCAGGCCCGCCTGGACGAGATGGCCCGGCAACTGGGCCGGGCCAGCGCCCGCCTCGACGACCTGGAGGGCCGGGACTGACCCTCCCTCCCCCACTCACCCCCCGCCGCGCCGGTCCACTCATGGAGCTTCGGCCTCGTCACACCGGGCCGAAGCTCCATGAGTGCGACAGGGGCGGGGTGCGCGGGGAGGGGCCGGGGCTCAGAGCCAGACCGGCAGCGGTGGCGGGACGGCGCCGCCCGCGTCGCGCAGGCCCTTGCCGTACAGGCGGCCGAGCAGCCAGGCGATGAGGTCCACGGCCCGCCCGCGGACCGTGCCGAGGTCGGGCGGCGGGCCGTCGGGGCCGTCCGGGCCGGGACCGAACGTGCGCGTCTGCCCGGTGCGGCTCTCCTCCAGCCGTACCCGGGGACAGCCGGGGCGGGTCTCCAGCGTCGCGGCCACGTCGGCGACGAGCACCGTGCGCATGGGGACCGGCAGGTCGGCGAAGGACGCCCCGACGTCGAGGTCGACGGCGTGCACCCAGACCTCACGGGCCCGCAGCCACGGGACGGCCATCGCCTCGACCTCGTCGCCACGCGAGGTGAGGACGCGCGTCGACCAGCTCTTCTGCGGCGTGGCCCGCACCGCGTCGGCCAGCCGGTCCGACGAGGCGACGACGTCGGCCCGGATCTCGTCCGGGCCGCGCCGTGCGCCGTCGGCGATGTCGGCGTCGCGCTGCCCGGGGCTGCTGTAGGCGGGCGTCCGCTCCCCCGTACGGGCCCAGTGCAGGAGGTTGACCATCGCGTCCGCGTTGCGGGCGACGTGGGTCAGCACGTGCGCCCGCGTCCAGCCGGGCAGCAGCGACGGCGCGCCGAACGCCTCGTCGCCCATCCGCGTCATCAGGCCGCGCAGGTGGGCCTGGCCGTCCGCGGCCCAGGCCAGCGAGTCGGCGGTGGGAGGAGGGACGGCTACCGGTACATCGTCGGTCACCGCAGGTTCCGCGCGACGTTGCGGCACTCGCCGACGCCCTCGACGGCGGTGACGATCTCGCACCCGTCGGTCAGGTAGCGCGGCGGCGTGCGCGCGTCGCCGACGCCGCCGGGGGTCCCGGTGGCGATCACGTCGCCGGGGTTGAGGGTGACGATCGTCGACAGGTAGCGGACCAGGTCGAGCACACCGAAGACGAGCTGGTCGGTGGTCGAGTCCTGCATCGTCTCGCCGCTCAGCTCGGAGCGGATGCGCAGCGCGCCGCCGTCGGCCGGATCGGCGGACAGCTCGTCCGGGGTGACCAGCTCCGGGCCCAGCGGGGTCGAGTGCTCCCACGTCTTGCCCTGCAGGAACTGCTTCGTCCGGCGCTGGTAGTCGCGCATGCTGACGTCGTTGAGCACGGTGTAGCCGGCGATCGCCGAGCGCGCGGCCTCGGCGTCGGCGTGCCGGACCGCGTGCCCGATGACGATCGCCAGCTCGGCCTCGAAGTCGACCCGGTCGGATTCGGGCGGCAGCTCGATCTCGTCCCGCGCGCCGATCAGCGCCGGGGCGAACTTCGCGAACACCGTGGGGTACTCGGGCAGCTCGTTGCCCATCTCGAGCACGTGGTCGCGGTAGTTCAGCCCGACGCAGATGATCTTCTCGGGCGACGGGACCAACGGCGCGAGGTCGAGGTTCGCGGCGTCGTGCACCGGGCCGTCGGCGGCCGCGGCGTGCGCCGCCCAGTCCGGGCGCTCCAGCAGGGCGCGGACGTCCGCCTCCCCCGTCTCGACGGCGCTGTCGCCGTCGACCCGCACCGCCCGGTGCCCGGTCGCGGTCCGGATCGTCGCGAGCCTCATCGTGCGTGCCCCTCCCGTGTCGCCTCGTGGCCGCCGTCGAGCGTCCGGCGCTGAGTCTGCGCCACCGCGGGCACGCACGGTAGCCAGGGGGTGGGTCGGCGGCGTCCGGGCCGGTCACACGGGCGGGCCCGGACGCCGCCGGATCAGATCGCCCCGGCCTCGTCGGTCGAGCCGCCACCGCGGACCGGGAGGTCGTCGAACACCGCCGGCGGCTCGCGCCAGGAGTCCTCCGGGGTGCCGGCCCGGGCCGCGGACACCGCCCGCCACACCCGTTCCGGGGTGCACGGCAGGTCGATGTGCCGGACGCCGAGATCGGACACCGCGTCGACCACGGCGTTCTGCACCGCTGGGGTCGACCCGATCGTCGCCGACTCGCCGATCCCCTTGGCCCCGAGCGAGTTCAGCGGCGTCGGCGTCTCGGTGGTGACCGCCTCGAACGCGAACATGTCGGCGGCGGTGGGGATCGTGTACGCGGCGAGGCTGGCGGTCATCGGCTCGCCCTCGTCGCTGTAGAGCACCTGCTCGTGCAGCGCCTGCGCGATGCCCTGGGCCATGCCGCCGTGCTGCTGGCCCTCGACGAGCAGCGGGTTGAGGATCCGGCCGCAGTCGTCGACGGCGATGTGGCGCAGCGGGGTGACCCGCCCGGTGTCGATGTCCACCTCCACGACCGACAGGTGCGCCCCGAACGGGAACGTCGCCCCCGCCTGCTCGGAGTCCAGCCCGACGTGCAGCTCCTCACCGGTGGTCGCCGCGTGCGCGTGCACCTCGGGCCATCCGGTGGACGGCCCGCCGGGCACCCCCGCCACGCCGAACCGGCCGTCGGTGGTGATCTCGACGTCCTCCGCGGACGCCTCCAGCAGCGTGGCGGCGATCTTGCGGGCCCGCTCGTACAGCTCGTGCGCCGCCTCGGAGACCGCGGTGCCGCCCAGCTGCAGCGACCGGGAGCCGCCGGTACCGGCGCCGCGCGGCACCCGTGCGGTGTCCGACTGGACGTAGGTGATCTTCTCCAGCGGGATCCCCAGCCGGTCGGAGACGAGCATCGAGAACGACGTCGCGTGCCCCTGCCCGTGGGCCGACGTCCCGGCCGAGACGGTGGCCGTGCCGTCGGCGTGCACCGTGACCGAGCCGTACTCGCCGCCACCGCCACCGGCCGTCACCTCGACGTAGGCGGCGATCCCGATGCCGAGCCGGACCGGCTCGCCGGCGTCGCGGCGACGGGCCTGCTCGGCCCGCAGGTCGTCGTACCCGGCCAGGCGCAGGGCCTCGCGCAGCGGGAGGTCGTAGTCCCCGACGTCGTAGGCGGCACCGGTGGGCGTGGTGTGCGGGAAGACGTCGTTGGCCAGGAAGTTGCGCCGGCGCAGTTCCACCGGGTCCATGCCCAGCTCGGCGGCCGCGATGTCGACGAGCCGTTCCAGGTGGGCGGCCGCCTCGGGACGGCCGGCGCCGCGGAAGGCGCCCATCGGTGTGGTGTTGGTCAGCGCGGCGACCGCGTCGTACCGGACCGCCGGGATGTCGTAGACGCCGGGAGCCATCAGGTACGTCATGTGCAGCGGC harbors:
- a CDS encoding maleylpyruvate isomerase family mycothiol-dependent enzyme — protein: MTDDVPVAVPPPTADSLAWAADGQAHLRGLMTRMGDEAFGAPSLLPGWTRAHVLTHVARNADAMVNLLHWARTGERTPAYSSPGQRDADIADGARRGPDEIRADVVASSDRLADAVRATPQKSWSTRVLTSRGDEVEAMAVPWLRAREVWVHAVDLDVGASFADLPVPMRTVLVADVAATLETRPGCPRVRLEESRTGQTRTFGPGPDGPDGPPPDLGTVRGRAVDLIAWLLGRLYGKGLRDAGGAVPPPLPVWL
- a CDS encoding fumarylacetoacetate hydrolase family protein → MRLATIRTATGHRAVRVDGDSAVETGEADVRALLERPDWAAHAAAADGPVHDAANLDLAPLVPSPEKIICVGLNYRDHVLEMGNELPEYPTVFAKFAPALIGARDEIELPPESDRVDFEAELAIVIGHAVRHADAEAARSAIAGYTVLNDVSMRDYQRRTKQFLQGKTWEHSTPLGPELVTPDELSADPADGGALRIRSELSGETMQDSTTDQLVFGVLDLVRYLSTIVTLNPGDVIATGTPGGVGDARTPPRYLTDGCEIVTAVEGVGECRNVARNLR
- a CDS encoding xanthine dehydrogenase family protein molybdopterin-binding subunit, with protein sequence MPGSILGTSVRRVEDADLITGASTYVGNLRREGLAHVAFVRSPLAHALVTGIDTGEAAAAPGVLAVYTAADLGLPAHHGLMVLNPELPRPPLATDRVRFVGEAVALVVAETRALAVDAAELVEVDYEPLPAVVDPEAALAEGAELQFPEYGSNLAAGQRGPEPDPLAGAEVVARARMVNQRVAAVPLEGNAVVVDPAPDPADGDFDLTVHVSTQMPHGFRAQLAGLFELDPERVRVIAPHVGGGFGAKAGVLAEHTAVTGAARALGRPLTWVETRSENLVSMPHGRGQVGYYELGLTADGRMTGLRARVVGDSGAYAGFGGALPLHMTYLMAPGVYDIPAVRYDAVAALTNTTPMGAFRGAGRPEAAAHLERLVDIAAAELGMDPVELRRRNFLANDVFPHTTPTGAAYDVGDYDLPLREALRLAGYDDLRAEQARRRDAGEPVRLGIGIAAYVEVTAGGGGGEYGSVTVHADGTATVSAGTSAHGQGHATSFSMLVSDRLGIPLEKITYVQSDTARVPRGAGTGGSRSLQLGGTAVSEAAHELYERARKIAATLLEASAEDVEITTDGRFGVAGVPGGPSTGWPEVHAHAATTGEELHVGLDSEQAGATFPFGAHLSVVEVDIDTGRVTPLRHIAVDDCGRILNPLLVEGQQHGGMAQGIAQALHEQVLYSDEGEPMTASLAAYTIPTAADMFAFEAVTTETPTPLNSLGAKGIGESATIGSTPAVQNAVVDAVSDLGVRHIDLPCTPERVWRAVSAARAGTPEDSWREPPAVFDDLPVRGGGSTDEAGAI